A genomic segment from Nicotiana tabacum cultivar K326 chromosome 9, ASM71507v2, whole genome shotgun sequence encodes:
- the LOC107813036 gene encoding uncharacterized protein LOC107813036, protein MIQDIKHKTLSILQENHERARRIPIVLDIIHRIPQAIPNPYQNYYEDELIEQVAGLSLEETEFVPVPASAYAIEALEKVKVEKMINMKENCSICFDTLISEGVVEVTRMPCKHLFHGGCIVQWLEKSHVCPLCRLKMPVDKN, encoded by the coding sequence ATGATACAAGACATCAAGCATAAGACATTATCAATCCTCCAAGAAAATCATGAAAGAGCGAGAAGAATCCCAATCGTTTTGGACATAATTCATCGTATTCCTCAAGCTATTCCGAATCCTTACCAAAATTATTATGAGGATGAGTTGATAGAACAGGTCGCGGGCTTATCGTTGGAAGAGACTGAGTTTGTGCCCGTTCCTGCATCGGCGTATGCAATTGAAGCactggagaaggtgaaggtggaAAAGATGATCAATATGAAGGAGAATTGTAGCATATGTTTTGATACGTTGATTTCAGAGGGTGTTGTTGAAGTTACTCGCATGCCATGCAAGCACCTTTTTCATGGAGGCTGTATCGTTCAATGGCTTGAGAAAAGCCATGTTTGTCCTTTGTGTCGCCTTAAGATGCCTGTGGACAAGAATTAG